The window CGAATAAAGGCCGGCAGAAAAAATGCCGGAATTAGTTTGAATTAATGCATTGAACCCCTACCTTTGCAACCTCTTATGCGAACCACCCTTCGCAAAAGGGCGGGAAGTAGCGCAGGCCGGTAGCGCACCTGGTTTGGGACCAGGGGGTCGCAGGTTCGAATCCTGTCTTCCCGACATCATCCGCCATTGCTTACGCGATGGCGGATTTTTTTTATATACACTCTTATCACTTTAATGAATGGTTGGTGGTTGCACCAAGAGTGGATGTAATGCTTTGTGTTCGATCCTGGAAAATAGTACAAGCCATCAGGAGGGTAATGCAAATTTCGCGAAGAAGATGTGAAGGCACTTTTCGCCATTTGCGGGCCCTTTACGGACTTTTCGTTATTAATTGACGAAAAGGATACCACCATCTGGGGAAATCATCAGCGCCTTCCTGCTGCTCACATAATAATATCAGCTTTCTCCATATTTAATGATCATCGCCAATTGCCCAGCATGATAAGTAGTATGCGAGATGATACGACCCAATGCTTCCGCCTTGGTTTTTGTTCCCCATTCCTTTGTCGTAACCATTTCTTCCCAATCACTAGCTGTTTGTGAAAGAATTGCCGCTCTTAAAGCATTAAATGCTGTTGATTGATAGTCTATGAGTGCAGCAAGTTCTGTCCATTCACCCGTATCCTTTTGCGCGATCACTGTTTTGGCGTGAACTTCCACATCCTTTACCCCGAATACATTTTTGGCAAAGAGCAATTCAACATCGGCAATATGGCGAAGCAGGAAGCCCGCTGAATTAGGGGAAGGTACTAGCTTCTTTTTCAGGTCATCTTCTGTTAACTTGCTCAGGAGATTGGAGAACCTGGTTCTGCCTTCTTCCCATAATTGCAACATTTGGCTGGTTGGCATATAGAGAGGTATTAAGGGTTATTGAGGAAGGGTAATATTTCCTTTCTTTACCTTTCCTAAGTTAGTTCATAAAACCAATTTTTTACATGACCATCCGCGAAGCCATAAGGACCGATATCCCCCGACTCATGGAGATCCGTTTAGCCGTGAAGGAGAATGTCCTGTCCAATCCTGCCTTGGTACCCCAATCGGATTATGAGGAATTCCTTTTTAGCAGGGGCAAGGGATGGGTGGCCGAAATTGATGGTAATGTTGCGGGCTTTGCTATTGTGGACCTTCTTGAGCATAATGTTTGGGCGTTGTTCGTGGATCCTGCTTTTGAAGGGATGGGACTGGGACGGTTGCTCCATGACCAGATGATGGATTGGTATTTCCGGCAAACGGATCAGGTCATTTGGTTGGGAACTGAGCCCGGTACGCGCGCAGCTGCTTTTTATGCCAGGGCCGGATGGAAGGACCTTGGCCTGAGAAAGAACGGTGAGGTCTATTTTGAAATGTCCAGGTCTGATTGGGAGCAAAGGAAATAACTATCTA is drawn from Flavihumibacter rivuli and contains these coding sequences:
- a CDS encoding GNAT family N-acetyltransferase, giving the protein MTIREAIRTDIPRLMEIRLAVKENVLSNPALVPQSDYEEFLFSRGKGWVAEIDGNVAGFAIVDLLEHNVWALFVDPAFEGMGLGRLLHDQMMDWYFRQTDQVIWLGTEPGTRAAAFYARAGWKDLGLRKNGEVYFEMSRSDWEQRK
- a CDS encoding DinB family protein encodes the protein MPTSQMLQLWEEGRTRFSNLLSKLTEDDLKKKLVPSPNSAGFLLRHIADVELLFAKNVFGVKDVEVHAKTVIAQKDTGEWTELAALIDYQSTAFNALRAAILSQTASDWEEMVTTKEWGTKTKAEALGRIISHTTYHAGQLAMIIKYGES